Proteins encoded within one genomic window of Oceanococcus sp. HetDA_MAG_MS8:
- the rnt gene encoding ribonuclease T: MARRFRGFLPVIVDVETGGFNAAKDALLELAACTVKFNEHGWLEIDQRMHFHVEPFPGANIEDAALAITGIKPFNPLRAAVKECDALGRTFKVVRQAIRDAGCTRAILVGHNAHFDQGFLNAAVERCGIKRNPFHPFSVFDTATLGGAVVGQTVLRRAVEAIGLPWDEAGAHSARYDAEVTAELFCHLINAVQPVWEEQTQGRQRGT, translated from the coding sequence ATGGCGCGACGCTTTCGGGGCTTTCTGCCCGTGATCGTCGACGTGGAAACTGGTGGTTTTAATGCAGCCAAGGACGCATTGCTGGAGTTAGCCGCCTGCACCGTCAAGTTCAATGAGCACGGCTGGCTAGAAATCGACCAGCGCATGCACTTCCACGTGGAGCCCTTCCCAGGCGCGAATATCGAAGATGCTGCCCTAGCGATCACGGGTATTAAACCCTTCAACCCCTTGCGCGCAGCCGTTAAAGAGTGTGATGCCCTGGGCCGCACCTTTAAAGTGGTACGCCAAGCCATCCGCGACGCGGGTTGTACCCGCGCCATCTTAGTCGGCCATAACGCGCATTTTGACCAGGGCTTTCTGAATGCGGCCGTGGAGCGTTGCGGCATTAAGCGCAACCCCTTCCACCCGTTTTCGGTTTTTGACACCGCCACCTTGGGGGGCGCAGTGGTCGGCCAAACCGTATTGCGGCGCGCAGTGGAGGCCATCGGCTTACCTTGGGATGAAGCCGGCGCCCACTCCGCCAGATATGACGCTGAAGTCACCGCAGAGTTGTTTTGCCATCTGATTAACGCCGTTCAGCCCGTATGGGAAGAACAAACACAAGGACGCCAGCGCGGCACATGA
- the rimO gene encoding 30S ribosomal protein S12 methylthiotransferase RimO, whose protein sequence is MSDTALASAPAGRIGFISLGCPKALVDSERILTQLKAEGYGIVPQYSEADLVVVNTCGFIDAAIEESMDAIDEALSENGKVIVTGCLGKSDDRIRARFPDVLAITGPQDYQAVMEAVHAQLPPPHDPFQSLVPNQGLRLTPRHYAYLKVSEGCNHKCRFCIIPSMRGKLASRGIDDVMSEAERLARAGVKELLVIAQDTSAYGVDIRYREGEWRGENYATNLEDLGRALAELDIWVRLHYVYPYPHVDRIIPLMAQGRILPYLDIPLQHGSPSVLKRMRRPAAAENTLERLRRWREICPELILRSTFIVGFPGETEEEFQELLDFLDAAQLDRVGCFTYSPVDGAAANELPDPVAADLAEDRKARFMAHQARISAQRLQNRIGQICAILIDEAGPEGCIGRSYAEAPEIDGVVHLPAGAGRPGQMIEAEIVDATEHDLIAMPYVEDGV, encoded by the coding sequence ATGTCTGATACTGCCCTGGCCAGCGCTCCTGCTGGACGCATTGGATTTATTTCCCTGGGTTGCCCCAAAGCGCTGGTCGATTCCGAGCGCATTCTGACCCAGCTCAAGGCCGAAGGCTACGGCATTGTTCCGCAGTACAGCGAAGCAGACTTGGTTGTAGTGAATACCTGCGGGTTCATCGATGCCGCCATTGAGGAGTCCATGGATGCCATCGATGAGGCCCTGAGCGAAAACGGCAAAGTGATCGTGACCGGCTGCCTGGGTAAAAGCGATGATCGCATTCGCGCACGCTTTCCGGATGTGCTGGCCATTACCGGCCCGCAGGATTACCAAGCGGTGATGGAGGCTGTGCATGCCCAGCTACCGCCTCCGCATGACCCCTTCCAAAGCTTGGTTCCCAACCAAGGTTTAAGGCTAACCCCCCGCCACTACGCCTACCTGAAAGTTTCCGAAGGCTGCAATCACAAATGCCGCTTTTGCATTATTCCCAGCATGCGCGGCAAGCTGGCATCACGCGGCATTGATGATGTGATGAGCGAAGCCGAAAGGCTGGCTCGCGCCGGCGTCAAAGAGCTGCTGGTCATTGCCCAGGACACCAGTGCCTATGGGGTTGATATTCGCTACCGCGAAGGCGAATGGCGAGGCGAGAATTACGCCACCAATCTAGAAGACTTGGGCCGGGCTCTGGCCGAACTCGACATTTGGGTGCGTCTGCATTACGTCTACCCCTACCCGCATGTCGATCGCATCATCCCCTTGATGGCCCAGGGGCGCATCCTGCCCTACCTGGATATTCCATTGCAGCATGGCAGCCCTAGTGTATTGAAGCGCATGCGCCGCCCGGCCGCCGCCGAAAACACCCTGGAGCGCTTGCGCCGCTGGCGCGAAATCTGCCCGGAGCTGATCCTGCGCAGCACCTTCATTGTGGGCTTCCCTGGCGAAACCGAAGAAGAATTCCAGGAACTACTGGATTTTCTGGACGCAGCCCAATTGGATCGCGTGGGTTGTTTCACCTACTCCCCTGTAGACGGCGCCGCCGCCAACGAGCTGCCCGACCCAGTCGCGGCTGACTTGGCAGAAGACCGCAAAGCCCGCTTCATGGCCCATCAGGCCCGCATCAGTGCACAACGCCTACAAAACCGCATCGGCCAAATCTGCGCCATTCTTATTGACGAGGCTGGCCCCGAAGGCTGCATCGGCCGCAGCTATGCCGAAGCCCCAGAAATTGATGGCGTAGTCCACCTCCCCGCCGGCGCCGGCCGCCCTGGCCAAATGATTGAGGCAGAAATCGTCGATGCTACCGAGCACGACCTCATTGCCATGCCGTATGTTGAGGATGGTGTTTAG
- a CDS encoding GNAT family N-acetyltransferase/peptidase C39 family protein, whose protein sequence is MTVRQATLADAHALASLEQAVFSSDRLSLRQFKHHLRSAHAELWLAEDDVGVLGYGLVLLRRGTRLARLYSLAVDPRARGQGIAGRLLQTLEHQARQRGRVDLRLEVAQNNLSAQALYIRHGYQPFDVWSDYYADHQAAVRMQKRLHRSHPNESAIKVPWLAQSTEFTCGPAALQMALAALQPGYTASRTAELQLWREATTIFMTSGHGGCHPIGLALAAHARGLHAQVWLSTAEALFVDGVRQPDKKEVLDIVHQQFVEQAQQQSIGIEYAVPSPDQVRQCLSEGGLCLALISTWRWDRRKAPHWVLLVDADEHGLYVHDPDGDEHDPGGIDAAQVPLAWSDFLSMASYGRSKLRAYVMLHAQASQSPTLEA, encoded by the coding sequence GTGACCGTCAGGCAGGCCACGCTGGCGGATGCCCACGCTTTGGCCTCGCTAGAGCAGGCCGTGTTTTCCAGTGACCGGCTGAGCCTGCGTCAGTTCAAGCATCACCTACGCAGTGCGCATGCCGAGCTATGGCTGGCTGAGGATGATGTAGGTGTGCTCGGCTATGGCTTGGTGCTTCTGCGTCGCGGCACCCGGTTGGCCCGCTTGTATTCGCTAGCAGTGGACCCGCGCGCTCGGGGCCAAGGTATTGCCGGCCGACTGCTGCAAACGCTAGAGCACCAAGCCCGTCAGCGTGGCCGCGTTGATTTGCGCCTGGAGGTGGCCCAAAACAATCTCAGTGCTCAGGCCTTGTATATCCGTCATGGCTACCAGCCATTCGATGTATGGAGCGACTACTACGCTGATCACCAAGCTGCGGTTCGTATGCAGAAGCGGCTGCACCGCTCACATCCGAATGAGTCGGCAATCAAAGTGCCTTGGCTGGCACAAAGCACAGAATTTACCTGTGGCCCTGCGGCGTTGCAGATGGCCCTCGCGGCCTTGCAGCCTGGGTATACGGCCAGCCGCACCGCCGAGCTGCAACTGTGGCGGGAGGCCACCACCATTTTTATGACCTCTGGTCATGGAGGCTGTCACCCCATTGGTCTGGCTCTTGCGGCCCATGCACGGGGGCTACACGCCCAAGTGTGGCTGAGTACTGCCGAGGCGCTGTTCGTGGATGGTGTGCGCCAGCCAGACAAAAAAGAGGTGTTGGACATTGTCCACCAGCAGTTTGTGGAGCAAGCCCAGCAGCAGTCGATTGGTATTGAATACGCGGTGCCCAGTCCGGATCAGGTTAGGCAATGCTTAAGTGAGGGAGGGCTCTGTTTGGCACTCATCAGTACCTGGCGCTGGGACCGGCGTAAGGCACCGCACTGGGTATTGTTGGTTGATGCGGATGAGCATGGCCTTTACGTGCATGACCCCGATGGGGACGAGCACGACCCCGGCGGTATTGATGCCGCGCAAGTGCCGCTGGCGTGGTCAGACTTTTTGTCGATGGCCAGTTACGGCCGGTCCAAACTACGTGCGTATGTGATGCTACATGCGCAGGCCTCGCAGTCGCCCACCCTTGAGGCCTAA
- the ggt gene encoding gamma-glutamyltransferase, producing the protein MRSVKRLSQAGLLALVWLSTSLHAGLQPPQAAVASAHPLATQAGENILQAGGNAFDAAVAVAAMLAVAEPSGSGLGGGGFFLLHSAEDGRKHFLDARETAPAAIRAAMYLDEEGRPQRELLRRGPLAAGIPGLPAGLVQLAQEFGSMPLKQLLEPAIRVAQEGFEIDAKLARTMAYREADLASYAHSAAVFLDEQGQALAAGTTLKQPDLARTLQKLATFGRAGFYSGSVADEMLRSVRNAGGVWTAEDLRDYAVKMRRPLVLGFGDWQIVTAPPPSSGGLVLGEIFQMLDLMGFTTVEDIGLRRHMLIEAMRRAYFDRARYMGDADYVPVPSRRLLAREHAQQWLESYSPRHATPSAELSPEPIASVGMGMNTTHFSILDGQGNRVSATLSINFGLGAAFVAGRSGVLLNNEMDDFVIAPGVPNGYGLVGGEANLVEPGKRMLSSMTPTFLEGAERVAILGTPGGSRIITMVLLGLLDLMEGRSASEVVAAPRFHHQYLPDVVQLEQGGFDDEAKELLQLRGHPIKELSRQYGNMQVVVWDQDKAKVDAAADPRGVGRASSFVVRPSIEQQALELIP; encoded by the coding sequence TTGAGGAGCGTTAAGCGCCTATCCCAAGCCGGCCTCCTGGCTCTAGTCTGGCTGAGCACTTCGCTGCACGCGGGTCTACAGCCTCCCCAGGCGGCTGTGGCATCAGCGCACCCTCTGGCTACGCAGGCTGGCGAGAACATATTGCAGGCTGGCGGCAATGCCTTTGATGCAGCGGTGGCCGTGGCGGCGATGTTGGCCGTGGCTGAGCCCTCAGGTTCGGGCCTGGGTGGCGGTGGATTTTTCTTGTTGCATAGCGCGGAGGATGGGCGAAAGCACTTTCTGGATGCTCGGGAAACGGCGCCGGCAGCCATTCGTGCCGCCATGTACTTGGACGAAGAAGGCCGACCACAGCGTGAGCTTCTACGTCGCGGTCCGCTCGCAGCGGGAATTCCTGGCTTGCCAGCAGGTTTGGTTCAGTTGGCGCAGGAGTTTGGTTCCATGCCGCTGAAGCAGCTATTGGAGCCGGCTATTCGCGTGGCTCAAGAGGGCTTCGAGATTGATGCCAAATTAGCACGCACCATGGCTTATCGAGAGGCCGATTTAGCGAGCTATGCCCATAGCGCTGCCGTGTTTTTAGATGAGCAAGGCCAGGCCTTGGCAGCCGGCACAACCTTAAAGCAGCCGGATCTTGCACGCACTTTGCAAAAGTTGGCTACCTTTGGCCGTGCCGGGTTTTACTCGGGCAGTGTGGCTGATGAAATGCTGCGCAGCGTTCGCAACGCCGGTGGTGTGTGGACCGCGGAAGATTTGCGCGATTATGCGGTGAAGATGCGCAGGCCCTTGGTGCTGGGTTTTGGTGACTGGCAAATTGTGACCGCCCCTCCTCCATCCTCTGGCGGCCTGGTGCTTGGCGAAATCTTCCAGATGCTTGATCTGATGGGTTTCACCACGGTGGAAGACATCGGGCTGCGCCGTCACATGCTCATCGAAGCCATGCGCCGAGCCTATTTTGATCGGGCGCGCTATATGGGCGATGCCGACTATGTTCCGGTCCCCAGCCGGCGTTTGTTGGCCAGAGAACATGCACAGCAGTGGTTAGAGTCCTATTCGCCGCGCCATGCCACCCCCAGCGCTGAGCTTTCACCCGAGCCCATTGCCTCGGTAGGCATGGGCATGAACACCACGCATTTTTCCATTCTTGATGGGCAGGGCAACCGCGTATCTGCGACCTTGTCTATCAACTTTGGTTTGGGGGCGGCATTCGTTGCGGGCCGCAGCGGTGTGTTGCTGAACAACGAGATGGATGATTTTGTCATTGCCCCTGGTGTGCCTAACGGTTATGGCTTGGTCGGTGGTGAAGCGAATTTGGTGGAGCCCGGCAAGCGCATGCTGTCGTCGATGACGCCGACCTTCTTGGAGGGGGCGGAGCGTGTGGCCATTCTGGGAACGCCAGGCGGTAGCCGCATCATCACCATGGTGTTGCTGGGGCTATTGGACTTAATGGAGGGGCGCAGCGCGTCTGAAGTGGTCGCAGCGCCGCGTTTTCATCACCAGTATTTACCCGACGTGGTGCAGCTGGAGCAGGGTGGTTTTGACGACGAGGCCAAAGAGTTGCTGCAACTGCGCGGCCACCCAATCAAAGAACTCAGTCGCCAGTATGGCAATATGCAGGTTGTGGTCTGGGACCAGGACAAGGCCAAGGTAGATGCTGCGGCCGATCCCCGGGGTGTGGGTAGGGCGAGTAGTTTTGTAGTCCGCCCCTCGATAGAACAACAAGCATTGGAGCTGATTCCTTGA
- a CDS encoding 1-acyl-sn-glycerol-3-phosphate acyltransferase: MRRRVHAAEHQGTASAVSAAVPGSAPGRLNASVARTWRRSWRLIAVFIVILYGLLLAIPARLKQHPEGIARHWFRCLARAMGLHIQTGGEALSPPVLLVGNHISWIDIVVLCASTPVLFVSKDDVKGWPIIGFLTKAAKTLFIARGGNHTAQLRADMLQRLQQGFRIVIFPEGTTTDGQGLRRFQPRLFGAAIDGNIAVQPFMLHYGQSCVAYIDGGPSLFGVLWNCLAEPRITARLHFGPRLTPRESRKEYAQQAQDWVASALASAHDCAPD; encoded by the coding sequence TTGCGTCGACGTGTTCATGCTGCTGAACATCAAGGAACTGCATCCGCGGTATCGGCGGCGGTTCCTGGGTCCGCGCCTGGCCGGTTAAACGCCAGCGTCGCGCGTACCTGGCGTCGTAGTTGGCGCCTGATCGCCGTATTCATCGTCATACTTTATGGATTGCTGCTGGCCATTCCGGCTCGCCTCAAGCAACATCCCGAGGGCATAGCCCGGCACTGGTTTCGCTGCCTGGCACGGGCCATGGGGCTGCACATCCAAACCGGCGGCGAGGCTCTGTCGCCACCGGTGCTATTGGTTGGCAACCACATATCCTGGATCGATATTGTGGTTCTTTGCGCCAGTACCCCAGTGCTGTTTGTGTCCAAAGATGACGTCAAAGGCTGGCCCATCATTGGTTTTCTAACCAAGGCAGCAAAAACACTGTTTATTGCCCGCGGCGGCAATCACACGGCGCAACTCCGTGCAGACATGTTGCAGCGCCTGCAGCAGGGTTTTCGCATCGTGATTTTTCCGGAAGGCACGACGACCGACGGTCAAGGCCTGCGCCGTTTCCAACCCCGGCTCTTCGGCGCAGCCATTGACGGCAACATCGCCGTGCAGCCTTTCATGCTGCACTACGGCCAAAGCTGCGTGGCCTACATCGATGGCGGCCCTTCCTTATTTGGCGTGTTGTGGAACTGTTTGGCGGAACCGCGCATTACGGCTAGGCTGCATTTTGGCCCCAGGCTCACGCCACGGGAATCGCGCAAAGAATATGCCCAGCAAGCTCAGGATTGGGTTGCAAGCGCCTTAGCCAGCGCGCATGATTGCGCGCCTGATTGA
- a CDS encoding RimK family protein: MSRTFLVVDDPTQWGPDSGGDNIISFAQYLAEHPIRGERKTRIINLCSSLGYLSTGYYCSLLAEARGHRVLPSVNTLNDLRSPSLTLLQTQRSGLKLPKGEQPESGQHGQRITICLGQTTDPRWKTLSRQLFERFPAPLLQVEMHYSTRWDIRDIRLLSLADLDATEQAWARNLVAEFSHRLWRSPRARKLQRWDLALLVNPEEQLPPSDEAALKRIEKAAEKVGFAVERIHANDYARVGEFDALFIRETTAIDHHTYQFARKAEIEGLVVMDDPTSILRCCNKVFLQDAFSYNRVPTLGSRIVDRVDQAEQLIQELGLPLVLKIPDGSFSRGVCKVETRQELERSLKAMLQDSALVLAQEYLYTEFDWRIGVLNHRPLYACKYFMARNHWQIYAHSEGGTDSGGFTTLATFETPKVVLDAALRAARMIGDGLYGIDIKQHGSRAYVIEVNDNPSLDQGIEDAYLGQELYMQIMSEFARRLERRGRPS, from the coding sequence ATGAGCCGCACCTTCTTGGTGGTCGATGACCCCACCCAATGGGGCCCCGATTCTGGGGGCGACAACATCATCAGCTTCGCTCAATATTTGGCCGAGCACCCCATTCGCGGCGAACGGAAAACACGCATCATTAACCTGTGTTCGTCGCTGGGTTATTTGAGCACCGGCTATTACTGCTCTTTGCTAGCAGAGGCCCGTGGTCACCGGGTTCTACCCTCGGTGAACACCTTGAACGACCTACGCTCGCCCTCGCTGACCTTGCTGCAGACGCAGCGCAGCGGACTCAAGCTGCCCAAGGGCGAGCAACCCGAGTCTGGCCAACATGGCCAGCGCATCACCATCTGTTTAGGACAAACCACAGACCCCCGCTGGAAGACCCTGAGCCGCCAGCTCTTCGAGCGTTTTCCCGCCCCTCTACTGCAAGTAGAGATGCATTACTCCACACGCTGGGATATTCGCGACATCCGTTTGCTGTCTCTGGCTGATCTGGATGCCACCGAGCAAGCCTGGGCGCGCAATTTGGTGGCAGAGTTCTCACACAGGCTATGGCGCAGTCCGCGCGCGCGAAAGCTGCAACGCTGGGATCTTGCACTGCTGGTGAACCCAGAAGAGCAATTACCACCCAGTGATGAAGCGGCGCTGAAACGCATCGAGAAAGCTGCCGAAAAAGTGGGCTTTGCAGTGGAGCGGATTCACGCCAATGACTATGCACGCGTGGGGGAGTTCGACGCTCTGTTCATTCGCGAGACGACCGCTATTGACCACCACACCTACCAATTCGCGCGCAAGGCAGAAATTGAGGGGCTGGTGGTGATGGATGACCCAACATCCATCTTGCGCTGCTGCAATAAGGTCTTCCTCCAAGACGCGTTCAGCTATAACCGCGTGCCGACCCTAGGCAGCCGCATCGTCGACCGCGTCGATCAGGCTGAGCAACTCATCCAAGAGCTGGGCTTGCCACTGGTGCTGAAGATTCCAGACGGCTCCTTCTCCCGAGGTGTCTGCAAAGTGGAAACTCGCCAGGAGTTAGAGCGCAGCCTCAAGGCCATGCTGCAGGACTCAGCCCTGGTGCTCGCGCAGGAGTATTTGTATACCGAATTCGACTGGCGCATTGGCGTTCTGAACCACCGCCCTCTCTACGCCTGCAAATATTTCATGGCGCGCAACCACTGGCAGATCTACGCCCATAGCGAGGGCGGCACCGATAGTGGCGGCTTCACCACCCTGGCCACCTTTGAAACACCGAAGGTTGTCTTGGATGCCGCCCTGCGCGCCGCCAGGATGATCGGCGACGGGCTGTACGGGATCGACATCAAACAACATGGCAGTCGTGCCTACGTGATCGAGGTGAATGACAATCCCAGCCTAGACCAGGGGATTGAAGATGCGTATTTAGGCCAGGAGCTTTACATGCAGATCATGAGTGAGTTTGCCCGGCGCCTGGAACGCCGGGGGCGCCCGTCATAA
- a CDS encoding GNAT family N-acetyltransferase — translation MAHSSAAEALPKFRVSLAQTPADVIEAQQLRYRIFAEEMGADIDGGELGIDADNLDRYCDHLIVRNDQDRIVACTRLLTGEQADMAGGFYSEHEFAIESIKMLVGAKLEVGRTCVDAAYRSGATIATLWSGLADYVAKNNIDYLFGCASIGLDNTAEALDILQSINERYLSAPDLRVQSRKTYPQAPQAAATKSRMPPLLKAYVSLGARACGEAYWDEEFHCVDVFMLLNIKELHPRYRRRFLGPRLAG, via the coding sequence ATGGCCCACTCTTCCGCCGCTGAGGCACTGCCGAAATTCCGAGTCAGCCTGGCGCAGACGCCCGCCGATGTCATTGAAGCGCAGCAGCTGCGTTACCGCATATTTGCCGAAGAAATGGGCGCAGATATTGACGGCGGCGAACTGGGCATTGATGCCGACAACCTAGACCGTTATTGCGATCACCTCATAGTGCGCAACGACCAAGACCGTATCGTGGCCTGTACGCGCCTGTTAACAGGTGAGCAAGCAGACATGGCCGGCGGCTTCTACTCCGAACACGAGTTCGCCATTGAAAGCATCAAGATGCTGGTGGGCGCGAAATTGGAAGTGGGTCGCACCTGTGTCGATGCTGCCTACCGCAGCGGCGCGACCATCGCCACTTTGTGGTCGGGCTTGGCCGACTATGTCGCCAAAAACAATATTGACTACTTGTTTGGCTGCGCCAGTATAGGCCTGGATAACACCGCCGAAGCCCTGGACATCCTACAAAGCATCAACGAGCGTTACCTCAGCGCCCCCGACTTGCGCGTACAATCTCGAAAAACGTATCCGCAAGCACCTCAGGCCGCTGCGACCAAGTCACGCATGCCGCCCCTGCTCAAGGCCTATGTGAGCCTGGGCGCACGCGCTTGTGGTGAGGCTTATTGGGACGAGGAATTCCATTGCGTCGACGTGTTCATGCTGCTGAACATCAAGGAACTGCATCCGCGGTATCGGCGGCGGTTCCTGGGTCCGCGCCTGGCCGGTTAA
- a CDS encoding glutathione S-transferase — protein MGADSLITVHHLENSRSQRVLWLLEELGCEYEIKRYERDPKTSLAPAELKAIHPLGKSPVISDGDTVVAESGAIVEYLVDRFGGSSMRPEADTPEYLQYRYWLHYAEGTLAPLLVMSLIFRRIETAPMPFFIRPIAKGISAKVKQSYLGPNLDANLQFMEQHLQAHAWFAGDSFTAADVMMSFGLEAAATRSGMQQNYPALAKMLQTMQARPAYQRALERGGPYSLMS, from the coding sequence ATTGGAGCTGATTCCTTGATAACCGTTCACCATTTGGAGAACTCTCGCTCGCAGCGGGTGCTGTGGCTGCTGGAAGAGTTGGGCTGCGAGTACGAGATCAAGCGTTACGAGCGCGATCCCAAAACCAGCTTGGCGCCAGCCGAACTCAAGGCGATTCATCCTCTGGGCAAGTCCCCGGTGATTAGCGACGGCGACACGGTGGTGGCTGAGTCCGGCGCCATTGTGGAGTATTTGGTGGATCGCTTCGGGGGCTCATCCATGCGCCCTGAGGCGGACACTCCGGAGTATTTGCAGTACCGCTACTGGCTGCACTACGCCGAAGGAACCCTCGCGCCTTTGCTGGTGATGAGCCTCATCTTTCGGCGCATTGAAACCGCACCTATGCCCTTTTTTATTCGGCCTATCGCTAAGGGCATATCAGCCAAGGTTAAGCAGAGTTACCTGGGTCCTAATCTCGATGCCAACCTGCAGTTTATGGAACAACACCTGCAGGCACATGCGTGGTTTGCTGGGGATAGCTTCACCGCTGCCGATGTGATGATGAGTTTTGGCCTGGAAGCAGCCGCGACCCGCAGTGGTATGCAGCAGAACTACCCAGCTTTAGCGAAAATGCTGCAAACCATGCAGGCTCGGCCGGCTTACCAACGCGCACTGGAGCGCGGGGGTCCTTACTCTCTGATGAGCTAG
- a CDS encoding argininosuccinate synthase has translation MSAIKKVVLAYSGGLDTSVILKWLQDQYQCEVVTYTADLGQGEEVEEVRPKAEALGVKEIFIDDVREEFVRDYVWPMFRANAIYEGEYLLGTSIARPCIARNMIEVARKTGADAIAHGATGKGNDQVRFELCAYGLMPDIKVIAPWREWDLNSRERLLAYAADHGIPITKKKDGSSPYSMDANCLHISYEGEELEDPWTAPKEDMWRWTTSPQQAPDEPEDITLGFVAGDAVSLNGEPMSPFGILDRLNALGAKHGVGRIDIVENRYVGIKSRGAYESPGGTILLKAHRAIESITLDREAAHLKDSLMPKYAEVVYNGYWFAPEREALQALIDRTQHCVNGEVRLQLYKGNVMVTGRRSETHSMFDAAISTFEDDRGRYDQKDADGFIKLNALRLKLAKR, from the coding sequence ATGTCCGCCATTAAAAAAGTCGTTCTTGCCTATTCCGGAGGTTTGGATACCTCGGTCATTCTGAAATGGCTGCAAGATCAATATCAATGTGAGGTTGTGACTTACACGGCCGACCTGGGTCAGGGCGAAGAAGTCGAAGAAGTCCGCCCTAAAGCTGAGGCGCTAGGGGTTAAAGAAATCTTCATCGATGATGTGCGCGAAGAGTTTGTTCGCGACTACGTCTGGCCGATGTTTCGCGCCAACGCCATCTACGAAGGCGAATATCTCTTGGGGACCTCTATCGCGCGGCCGTGCATTGCGCGCAACATGATCGAGGTAGCACGCAAGACCGGCGCCGATGCCATTGCTCACGGCGCCACCGGTAAAGGCAACGATCAGGTGCGCTTTGAGCTTTGCGCCTACGGTTTAATGCCTGACATCAAGGTCATCGCACCCTGGCGTGAGTGGGATCTGAACTCCCGAGAGCGTTTGCTGGCCTATGCCGCAGATCACGGTATTCCTATCACCAAGAAAAAAGATGGCAGCTCGCCTTATTCCATGGATGCGAACTGCCTGCATATTTCTTATGAAGGGGAAGAGCTGGAAGATCCGTGGACGGCCCCGAAAGAGGACATGTGGCGTTGGACCACGAGCCCACAGCAGGCGCCGGATGAACCCGAGGACATCACGCTGGGCTTTGTTGCCGGTGATGCAGTGAGCTTGAATGGGGAGCCAATGAGCCCCTTTGGCATTTTGGACCGGCTCAACGCACTGGGTGCCAAACATGGTGTGGGGCGTATTGATATCGTCGAAAATCGCTACGTGGGCATCAAATCGCGGGGGGCTTACGAATCCCCAGGTGGAACCATTTTGCTCAAAGCACACCGGGCCATTGAGTCTATTACTTTGGATCGGGAAGCCGCCCACCTCAAAGATTCCCTCATGCCCAAATATGCAGAGGTGGTGTACAACGGCTACTGGTTCGCGCCGGAACGCGAGGCCCTGCAGGCGCTGATCGACCGAACCCAGCACTGCGTGAATGGCGAGGTGCGGCTGCAGCTGTATAAGGGCAATGTGATGGTGACGGGCCGACGCTCCGAAACACATTCCATGTTCGACGCCGCCATTTCCACCTTCGAGGATGATCGCGGCCGTTATGACCAAAAAGATGCGGACGGCTTCATTAAGCTGAATGCGCTGCGGTTGAAGCTGGCGAAACGCTGA